A DNA window from Actinomadura luzonensis contains the following coding sequences:
- a CDS encoding alpha/beta fold hydrolase has protein sequence MLEGFEEFDVATSDTTIHGVRAGAGPPVLLLHGMPETHLMWHRVAPRLAERFTVVATDLRGFGASGTPPSTLDHAPYAMRALARDQVEVMRALGFARFAVAGHDRGARCAYRMALDHPEAVARLAVLDIVPTAEAFARADRRFALGYWVWSFLAAPEPVPERLIAAAPGVFVDHMLDTWSRAPDVFPPHVRAAYAAQFADPARVHAVCEEYRAAATLDREHDEADRGRRRVACPTLVLWSAAGPVAEWYEPLEIWRAWAGDVRGAAVDCGHFLPEEAPAETARRLLGFLG, from the coding sequence GTGCTGGAAGGGTTCGAGGAATTCGACGTCGCCACGTCCGACACGACGATCCACGGCGTCCGCGCCGGGGCGGGGCCGCCCGTCCTCCTGCTGCACGGCATGCCCGAGACGCACCTCATGTGGCACCGGGTGGCGCCCCGGCTGGCCGAGCGGTTCACCGTGGTCGCCACCGACCTGCGCGGCTTCGGCGCGAGCGGCACCCCGCCGAGCACGCTCGACCACGCCCCCTACGCCATGCGCGCCCTCGCCCGCGACCAGGTGGAGGTCATGCGCGCGCTGGGTTTCGCCCGCTTCGCCGTGGCCGGGCACGACCGGGGCGCGCGGTGCGCGTACCGGATGGCGCTCGACCATCCCGAGGCGGTCGCCCGGCTGGCCGTGCTCGACATCGTGCCCACGGCGGAGGCCTTCGCCCGCGCGGACCGGCGCTTCGCCCTCGGCTACTGGGTGTGGTCCTTCCTCGCGGCCCCCGAGCCGGTGCCGGAGCGGCTGATCGCGGCGGCGCCCGGCGTGTTCGTGGACCACATGCTCGACACCTGGTCGCGGGCGCCGGACGTCTTCCCGCCGCACGTGCGGGCGGCGTACGCGGCGCAGTTCGCCGACCCCGCCAGGGTGCACGCGGTGTGCGAGGAGTACCGCGCCGCCGCGACGCTCGACCGCGAGCACGACGAAGCCGACCGCGGCAGACGGCGCGTCGCCTGCCCGACGCTGGTGCTGTGGAGCGCGGCCGGGCCGGTCGCCGAGTGGTACGAGCCGCTGGAGATCTGGCGGGCCTGGGCCGGCGACGTGCGCGGGGCGGCCGTCGACTGCGGTCACTTCCTGCCCGAGGAGGCTCCCGCCGAGACGGCGCGGCGGCTCCTCGGCTTTCTCGGCTGA
- a CDS encoding sulfotransferase family protein encodes MEVIGVGMGRTGTLSLKHALERLGFAPCYHMVEIQREPERGSAWLDATRGEPVDWERVFHGYRATVDFPGRSFWRELTAHYPQAKVVLTVRDPRQWYDSAMATIYNPANAPEPGPIDQVWRLRFRHDFGCEPRDADRVIAGFRAHTAAVQGAVPAGRLLTYEVGQGWEPLCAFLGVPVPAEPFPHLNDRTSYPPPGSAGFPAW; translated from the coding sequence ATGGAGGTCATCGGGGTGGGCATGGGCCGCACGGGGACGCTCTCCCTGAAACACGCGCTCGAACGATTGGGCTTCGCCCCCTGCTACCACATGGTCGAGATCCAGCGGGAGCCCGAACGGGGCTCGGCCTGGCTGGACGCCACGCGCGGCGAACCGGTCGACTGGGAGCGGGTCTTCCACGGCTACCGGGCCACCGTGGACTTCCCCGGCCGTTCCTTCTGGCGCGAGCTGACCGCGCACTACCCGCAGGCCAAGGTGGTGCTGACGGTCCGCGACCCGCGGCAGTGGTACGACAGCGCCATGGCCACGATCTACAACCCGGCCAACGCGCCCGAGCCCGGCCCGATCGACCAGGTGTGGCGGCTGCGCTTCCGGCACGACTTCGGCTGCGAGCCGCGGGACGCCGACCGGGTGATCGCCGGGTTCCGGGCGCACACCGCGGCCGTCCAGGGGGCCGTGCCGGCCGGCCGGCTGCTGACGTACGAGGTGGGGCAGGGCTGGGAGCCGCTGTGCGCCTTCCTCGGCGTGCCGGTCCCGGCCGAGCCCTTCCCGCACCTCAACGACCGGACCAGCTACCCGCCCCCGGGCTCCGCCGGCTTCCCCGCCTGGTGA